In one Macaca fascicularis isolate 582-1 chromosome 6, T2T-MFA8v1.1 genomic region, the following are encoded:
- the GLRX gene encoding glutaredoxin-1, whose protein sequence is MAQEFVNGKIQPGKVVVFIKPTCPYCRRAQEILSQLPIKQGLLEFVDITATNHTNEIQDYLQQLTGARTVPRVFIGKDCIGGCSDLVSMQQSGELLTRLKQIGALQ, encoded by the exons ATGGCTCAAGAGTTTGTGAACGGCAAAATCCAGCCTGGGAAGGTGGTTGTGTTCATCAAGCCCACCTGCCCATACTGCAGGAGGGCCCAAGAGATCCTCAGTCAATTGCCCATCAAACAAGGGCTTCTGGAATTTGTCGATATCACAGCCACCAACCACACTAACGAGATTCAAGATTATTTGCAACAGCTCACGGGAGCAAGAACG GTTCCTCGAGTCTTTATCGGTAAAGATTGTATAGGCGGATGCAGTGATCTAGTCTCTATGCAACAGAGTGGGGAACTGCTGACGCGGCTAAAGCAGATTGGAGCTCTGCAGTAA